From the Oryzias latipes chromosome 22, ASM223467v1 genome, one window contains:
- the LOC101169002 gene encoding glycogenin-1 has protein sequence MTRKMWGFIPVVDCSQLLRFWPSQCKPSASVITTHTLRVDSSQRIMSDQAFVTLATNDSYAKGAMVLGQSLRNHCTTRKLVVLIGPHIAEPCREALQSIFDEVCVVNLMDSGDAAHLALMKRPDLGVTFTKLHCWTLTQYSKCVFMDADTMVLSNVDELFEREELSAAPDPGWPDCFNSGVFVFRPSNETHEKLLAFCGENGSFDGGDQGVLNSYFNTWATADISKHLPFIYNLSSIAIYSYLPAFKQYGHSAKVVHFLGKVKPWNYSYDAERGEVRGHSLSPDECHLHSDYLLMWWQLYAKSVVPLLQKAYGDTPFNSGCVEPSSEEKPQEDVIRQQEFVPPPSAQNISSEERKQRWEAGQMDYMGDDSFANIERKLDSFLK, from the exons ATGACCCGGAAAATGTGGGGCTTCATTCCTGTTGTGGATTGCTCTCAGCTGCTGCGCTTTTGGCCTTCGCAGTGCAAACCGTCCGCTTCTGTCATCACGACCCACACGCTTCGGGTCGACTCTTCTCAGCGCATTATGTCGG acCAAGCCTTTGTGACGTTGGCCACAAATGACAGCTATGCCAAGGGAGCCATGGTTCTGGGCCAATCGTTACGGAACCACTGCACAACCCGGAAACTGGTGGTTCTCATAGGACCTCACATTGCAGAACCGTGCAG agaggCGCTTCAATCCATCTTTGATGAAGTGTGTGTTGTGAATCTGATGGATTCTGGGGATGCGGCTCATCTGGCGCTGATGAAGAGGCCGGACTTGGGAGTAACGTTCACCAAACTGCACTGCTGGACGCTCACACAGTACAGCAAGTGTGTGTTCATGGATGCAGACACCATG gTGCTGTCCAACGTAGACGAGCTCTTTGAGAGGGAGGAGCTCTCTGCGGCTCCAGATCCTGGCTGGCCAGACTGTTTCAACTCTGGGGTTTTCGTCTTCAGACCGTCCAATGAGACGCACGAAAAGCTGTTGGCCTTCTGTGGGGAAAATGGCAGCTTTGACG GAGGAGATCAGGGGGTTCTCAACAGTTACTTCAACACCTGGGCGACAGCGGATATTTCCAAACACCTCCCCTTTATCTACAACCTCAGCAGCATCGCCATCTACTCCTACTTGCCAGCTTTTAAACA ATACGGCCACAGTGCCAAGGTGGTGCACTTTCTGGGCAAAGTGAAGCCGTGGAACTACTCCTATGATGCTGAGAGAGGCGAAGTCAGAGGTCACTCGCTGTCGCCGGATGAGTGCCACCTTCACTCCGACTACCTGCTCATGTGGTGGCAACTGTACGCCAAATCCGTGGTGCCGCTGCTGCAGAAGGCCTACGGGGACACGCCCTTCAACAGCGGCTGTGTGGAGCCGAGCAGTGAG GAGAAACCTCAGGAGGACGTGATTAGGCAGCAGGAGTTTGTCCCGCCCCCGTCGGCGCAGAACATCTCATCAGAGGAGAGGAAGCAGCGCTGGGAAGCCGGTCAGATGGACTACATGGGGGACGACTCCTTTGCTAACATTGAGCGAAAACTTGACTCTTTCCTGAAGTAG